In Acidobacteriota bacterium, the sequence CGCGCTATTGTCTTTGGCGGTGACACCGCTTATACGCGGGCGTTTTCGCGTCTGCGTTACCGAGGGATAAAAATTGAACTTGCCATCTTGCCGATTGGCGCATACAACCCCTATATCTACGCGCATGCGAATCCTGAACAAGCCTGGCAGATGCGCCATGAAATGAATGCGAACTATATTTTACCGATGCACCATTCGACCTTTCGCCTGGGACGTGAACCGGTCGGCGAACCGATTCACCGTCTGCTTAAAGCGGCGGGCGATGAAGGCTGGCGCGTCTGTTTGACCAAACCCGGCGAGACCTGGAAATTACCGGCTCGCGAGATTCACCTTCCGCTTCGCGCAAAGACAACCGCTGAACTGGTTGCCGATTGAGCGGAATAAATTTTCCGCAATATAAAAACTCGGATGCTGTATGGATAGCAAACTGAGTGTCTGCAAATTTTTACACTTTAAAATACAGGATGGTTTATAGATTGAAGCAGTGAATGATTTTCGCCGCCAGGTTCTGCTTGCCTGCCATACAACTCAACGTCTGAAAAAAACCTCATTGAGGATGTAACACGCTTCCCGGTTTTTTCCGGAGAATTTTAATTCTTTATAGACCTTCACTTACTTCAACTCTGCGAGTTCGAGTTCGGCTTTGCCGGTTCACAAAAAGTTCAACGGCATATCGGTTGCTAAATACCAATCGCGTAGGACAAAGGTTATTGCAGAAAAACTTGCAATAACTCGACCGGTTTTTTAATCGGTCACCACTATAAGGGCTGTTTGAAGATTACTGGTTTTAACGTGTTTCATAAAACTGCTGATGTTGAAGAACGGGATTTCTTCACCATATTAAGCGTTTTGGATTATGCGTTAAGTTCAAAAAAGAATCTTCAAACAGCTTGAAAAATAAGGAGAGACCTATGAAAAAGGCACTGTTATCTATAGCCGTTCTATTTTTATTAGCAGGCGTTCCATCAACCACTTCAGCTCAAATCGCTTATACCATTGAAGCGACCATTCCCTTCGATTTTACCGTCAAGGATATGAGATTTTCTGCGGGCGAATATTCGCTCCGACGAGTCAATACTTATAACCCGCACATCTTAGCTTTGCGTGATGAAAGAGGACACAATTTGATGTTATTCCACACCATCAATGCTCAGCTCCCGGAATATTCCGAAGACACCAAATTGGTTTTCCAACGTGTGGGGAATCGTTACTTCTTATCGCAGATTTTTGAAGAAGGTGAACGCTTGGGATTAGAGTTAATCAAATCGGATATGCAGAAGAGATTGGAGAGAGAAATTTCTTATGCTTATTCCCGACCGGTCGTCGTAAATGGTTATATTCGATAAATACCGGTTTAATAAATTCGACAAATTTACTTTCCTTGTGAAAGCAACTCTGAAATTAAATCCAGGGAATCAAGTTTAAAACTTCGATTCCCTTTTTTGTTTATTGAAACCTGTAGCGCTTCGCTTTTTTTCCGTGCTCAACGAAAAACCACAAATCCTCTGTGAATTTAGAAGGTCTGTCCGAAGCGAATATGAATCACGCCTTGCGGTTGACGAATCACCATGCCTCCGGCGCTTAGGAAGGTCGAGGGATTCAACAAATAGCCATAATCGATTCCCACGGGACCAATCGGGGTATTCAACCTTAACCCCAAGCCAATCGTATGTGACATGCCGTTCCATTCAATGTCACTGACGCGGCGGAAAACATTGCCTAAATCGTAAAACGGCACCAGCCTGAGTTGCGTGGTGAGCGGATAACGCAATTCAAAATTCATCACCACCAAAGCGTTTCCGCCAAGCGGCACCAGCGTCGGCAATTCCTCTTCATTGCGCGGTTCGAGTATCGCTTGCGGTCCCGCCTGCTCAAATTGAAAGCCGCGCAAAGTGGTTGCGCCGCCGGAAAAGAAGCGCGCGCTGATGGGCAGTTGTCTGTCGGCATCGGTAATCGCGCCGTTTGCCCCGGTGCCGCGAATGCTGTACGGCGCAGCCAATCCCACGCGCGCCGCAAAAGCCAGCACCGAATCTTTGAGCAGCGGCGTGCTCACAGGCAGTTGTCTGTAGCGTTGATAGTTGGTGAAAAATTTATTGAACGCTTCGTTGCCGCCCAGGGGTCTTGCCGCCAGCGAATGCTCGAAACTGATGAGTTGCCCCGAGGTCGGATTAAGCGCCGAGTTGCGCGTGTCGCGCGTTAAGCCTGCCGATAGCTGTCCGAGGCGAACCGCTTGCGCATTGCGGGCAATTTCATCGACCGGAATATTTTGCACGTTGAATAATTTGGTGCTTTCAAAACTGTAGCGGAAGCGCATTGATGTGAGGTCAGAAAGTTTGCGCTCAGCCTGAGCGAAAGTCACAAAGCGATTGATGCCAAAACCGGGTCCATTATTGGTGGTCGTGCCGCCGGTCACCAGACGCCTTTGCAAGAAGGTTTGCAAATTGCTATTGCGATTAAAAAACGCCGAAACCGTGCCGCCCCATTTGCTGCCTAAAACGCGGGGGTCGATATATTGCACCTGCGCCAGTTGTTCGCGGAAACTGGCGCGCAATCGAATCGACGCCGAATTGATGCGCCCGAACAAATTCGTATTGGTAAATTGCAACAAGCCGCGCGGTCCCTCATCTGTCGAATATCCCAAACCATAAACCATCAACAAGGGTTTGGCTTCCGTTACCCGCACATTCACGATTCGCGCGTCGGGGTTTTTGCCGGACATCCCGAGCGGACGAATACTCACTTCGCTGAATGCGCCGGTGGCAAATAAATCGCGTTGTGTGCGGCGAATCTTGTCGGGCGTCAACACCTCACCGGGTTTGAAATCAAAGAACCGCCGAATCGAATTTTCATGAGTTTTGCTATGCCCGGTGACTTCGATTTCGGCAATCACCGACCGTGTGCCTTCCACGATATTGTATTGGAGCATCACGCGGTCGGCTTCGACATCCAGAATGGCGTATTGCACGGTGGTTTCCAGAAAGCCTTTCTCGGCATACATCGCCTTGATGCGTTGATTGCTTTGCCGCGCCTCGGTTGGCGAAAAGGCATCTTCGGCTTTGATGGGCAGATTCTCGCGCAACTCTTCCGCCGTTATCATGGTGTTGCCTTGAAAAGTGATATCCGCCACCGTTGAACGCGCGCCCTCTTCAACGATGAACACCAGCACCATATCATCGCTGTTCGGTTTGGTATCAATGCGCGAAGTCACACGCGCCGAACGAAATCCTAAATCCGCCAGGCGCGCGCGAATGGTTTCGCGGTCGCGACGGATGCGGTCATCACTGGTAATGCCGCGCGCCAAGCCGCCAATCAACGGCATATTTTTCAGCAGCGGCACGCCGCCAAAAAATGCCGCGCTCTTGGATTGCAACGCGCTGCTGACATCGCCGAAACTGATTTCATCCGTGCCTTCGATTTGAATGTCATCCAGGTCATAACGCGCGCCGGGTTGCACATCATAAATCAGTTTCAAACCCGTCCCGCTGCAATCCGCAGGCTCGCAACGCGAACGCACCGTCGCAAAAAAGTAACCGCGCTCTTGCAGATAATTTGCCAGGTTTCGTTCACCAAGTCTGGCGAGCGGGCGACTGAAACCAGCGGTTTTAACGGGCAATAATTCGCGCTGCCGTCTGTCGCTGAGCTTAATCCCTTCGGGAAAATTAATCACCACTTGGGCTTCAGGCTTGGGCGCGCGTTCGATGCGCGGCGGTTCATTCGCAGTGGTTTTGCCCGCGCCATTGCCTTCGCGATTGAAGCCCAGTGAAAACCGCCGACGACCGCGCACTTCCAATGTGAAATCGCTATTGGTGCGCGCGCCGTTGGTCACGCTGCCGCCCTGTGTGTAAGACGCCAGCGCCGAAAATTTATTGGTCAGGGTGTATTCAACAATTGCGCTTTGATCCTGTTCGGAACCGACGTTGGTCGAATAGGTGAACGCCAGATCGCGGGTCAGTTGTTTGCCAAGCGTCAATCGCGCCGCCGGGTTGGTATTCGGTTGCAAAACCGGGTCTATCTGAAACCGGCTCAGCCCCAACAGGGATTGCGCGGGCGCTGAAATGAATTCTTCTGAAAGCAAGGATGCCGCCGTGCCCAAACCGGATGCTAGAATCTCTTCGCTTCCCAGTGTGCTCGAATCGGTTTTGCCGGTCGCTACCAGTGAAAGAATTTCCGAACGCGGCAAATCCGGGTCAGCGCGCAACGTCACTTCCATCGCATCAATCGGGCCCTCAAGTCCAAGATAGACGTGATAACCGCTCACGTCGCCTTCGGTTAAAATGTTGACGATAGGCGACGCGCCGCCAATCGGAAAATCGAGCGTGCCGGTGGTGATTTCATAACGCTGTGAGCGCAACTTGATGGTGCCGCCTTCGATGCTGACGCGCCCGGTCACACTCGGGTCGTCGAGCGTGCCGCCGATTGTTAAGGCTGCTGATGCTACGGTGTTGATTTGTTGATTGCGTACCAGCAAGGAACTGGGCGCGTCGACGCGCACATCGAGATTGATGGAAGGGAAAAAAGTATTTGCATTGCCTGCTGTGGTGCTGCCGCTTCCGAAACTCAAACTGCCGCTGCCGCCGCTTTCGGTTAAACCCGTGAGGTCAAGATTGGTGGTGTATTCGCCTTCGGGAATGGTGACGGTGCCGCTTAACACCTGGCGGTCAGGATTACCGGTCAAATTAAAATCGCCATTCACGATTGCCTGCGCGCCTTGATACAACACATCCACGTTACTGGCACGCGCCACAAAGTTCCATTCTTTGGGTTTGAGTTGCGCCAGCGTCATCGACCCATTGGCGCTTAGGGTTCCTTCATTAGCGGTTGCGGTGAAGTTTTCAAGGGTGACGCGATCACCGGCAAGCGCGATGCGCCCGTTACCGTTTTCAATCGACACCGGCAAATCAATGCCGGTAAACGATAGATTGCTGGCAATGATTTCTCCCGCGAGGTTCGGCTCACTTGCCGTGCCGGTCAATCGCGCATCAATCTTCAGAGTGCCGCCCACGAATGTATCAGGGTCGAATTGACCGAGAGCGTCGAGATTGGCTGTGCCACTCAGTGCAAAGTTGAGCGCGGCGTTTTCTTTCAAACCAATCGTGCCGCCGAGTCTGAGATCAATGCCCTGCCCGCTGATGCGGGTCTGCGACAGCGCCACCTGCGCGTCACTGAGCGTCACCGCGAGCGGCGTTTGAATGTTGATGGCTCGCTCTTTGACTTGCAGAGCAATGTTATTGAGCGTGAGGTCGCCGCGAAGTCCATCAACCGTTATCTCATCTTTTTCATTCACCAGAGGTCCGGCGATGTGCAATCGACCATTGACCGTACCGGCAATCGAAGCCGCAAGGTCGGGAGCGAAAGCCGCGACCGCCGGTTCAAAATTAAAATCCGCGAGATTGGCATCAATCGTAATCGGGCGACCCGGACGACGCAGTTCAATGCTTGCCGTGAAGGGT encodes:
- a CDS encoding translocation/assembly module TamB domain-containing protein, which translates into the protein MSQTPESSPSPLPWSTRHKGWLIGGIIALALIIIIAVTAIYYVRSGRLNRYIVTQVQTALAEYGLRAEVGELDLVWGIRTAKVRDVKIYNAQTDQLIATIEQAELVVDIPNPYALRLRREIIFKRLDLDNLQAYVDLDEQGNTNFSGIHSPPPSAPSRITFDFSSLIGSIKSGTVHLSDKAHQLSGELGKLQANAQPVAGESFVTLQLNASEGRINIEGRETTLDALELIGRLSETSAEVERLTLHSPVGAIAANGRLDDWNALRYNFDTEAQVNLDEVERVVAPEMNLQGDAQFKGNVNGEGKRFKINGALSSGELIAETTRLRGANIQSLNVESDGTRINFSGNQLIADAINVEANQLSQVRAGALSGEYVDGRTQASIQRATASGVKLSQGQLSELALNNIRVTVENGRTQANAQQATISQATLAEAQFAGTTLQNISATIAGGRTEARVQQVNATRLDLEQGQLAGLALRDVVADLRGEGFEVTAGLTLDGGKVSGATVGETRGQLTATNRTLALSQFTSAILGGTATGDASLQIAGNGESRVTATLTDVKTGELFSLAEVKDDSLTGNVNAQVDITFPGTQFDLLSGQITAHLTGETTQTTNAIPVNGDVSINAQSGTFNVEQLTLATPASQLTATGQLSSKGNSDLNFSLTSTNAEELQTIAYSIEDVQKSIADYKPRLAGAFTFSGRVTGKLADPVIEGDVDAAEVGLREQTLGSLTGHVRVSPTDIAFENGTLAVADGGTAKFTYAAPRAEKATAGRLDATLNRVNVAPLATAAGLAADQKFISGALTGEAHLTGLPDAPTGTATVNLLDGTLAGQTAQLATANLVFDGRSARLERSEIRLAQGQLTATGTLDLKSNDYQLQGNAGNIDLGELANSLELTNTTVTGIANATFQANGNTDDIGELNVQLRAEGQNVTINGRDAGQLSLTAQTNPGGRVDINLTTGITGKPQPFTASIELRRPGRPITIDANLADFNFEPAVAAFAPDLAASIAGTVNGRLHIAGPLVNEKDEITVDGLRGDLTLNNIALQVKERAINIQTPLAVTLSDAQVALSQTRISGQGIDLRLGGTIGLKENAALNFALSGTANLDALGQFDPDTFVGGTLKIDARLTGTASEPNLAGEIIASNLSFTGIDLPVSIENGNGRIALAGDRVTLENFTATANEGTLSANGSMTLAQLKPKEWNFVARASNVDVLYQGAQAIVNGDFNLTGNPDRQVLSGTVTIPEGEYTTNLDLTGLTESGGSGSLSFGSGSTTAGNANTFFPSINLDVRVDAPSSLLVRNQQINTVASAALTIGGTLDDPSVTGRVSIEGGTIKLRSQRYEITTGTLDFPIGGASPIVNILTEGDVSGYHVYLGLEGPIDAMEVTLRADPDLPRSEILSLVATGKTDSSTLGSEEILASGLGTAASLLSEEFISAPAQSLLGLSRFQIDPVLQPNTNPAARLTLGKQLTRDLAFTYSTNVGSEQDQSAIVEYTLTNKFSALASYTQGGSVTNGARTNSDFTLEVRGRRRFSLGFNREGNGAGKTTANEPPRIERAPKPEAQVVINFPEGIKLSDRRQRELLPVKTAGFSRPLARLGERNLANYLQERGYFFATVRSRCEPADCSGTGLKLIYDVQPGARYDLDDIQIEGTDEISFGDVSSALQSKSAAFFGGVPLLKNMPLIGGLARGITSDDRIRRDRETIRARLADLGFRSARVTSRIDTKPNSDDMVLVFIVEEGARSTVADITFQGNTMITAEELRENLPIKAEDAFSPTEARQSNQRIKAMYAEKGFLETTVQYAILDVEADRVMLQYNIVEGTRSVIAEIEVTGHSKTHENSIRRFFDFKPGEVLTPDKIRRTQRDLFATGAFSEVSIRPLGMSGKNPDARIVNVRVTEAKPLLMVYGLGYSTDEGPRGLLQFTNTNLFGRINSASIRLRASFREQLAQVQYIDPRVLGSKWGGTVSAFFNRNSNLQTFLQRRLVTGGTTTNNGPGFGINRFVTFAQAERKLSDLTSMRFRYSFESTKLFNVQNIPVDEIARNAQAVRLGQLSAGLTRDTRNSALNPTSGQLISFEHSLAARPLGGNEAFNKFFTNYQRYRQLPVSTPLLKDSVLAFAARVGLAAPYSIRGTGANGAITDADRQLPISARFFSGGATTLRGFQFEQAGPQAILEPRNEEELPTLVPLGGNALVVMNFELRYPLTTQLRLVPFYDLGNVFRRVSDIEWNGMSHTIGLGLRLNTPIGPVGIDYGYLLNPSTFLSAGGMVIRQPQGVIHIRFGQTF